The following coding sequences are from one Arthrobacter sp. PvP023 window:
- a CDS encoding aldo/keto reductase has product MTEYRRLGNSGLTVSVVGLGCNNLGRANTATESQEGTDAVVRAALDAGITLFDVADTYGREPGLSETMLGKALAGRRGDAIVATKFGMDMHGANGKDFGARGSRRYIVQAAEASLRRLGTDWIDLYQFHTPDPLTPIDETLAALDDLVTSGKVRYIGHSNRAGWQIAEAEFVARARGGARFISTQNHYNLLDRRAELEVTPAAEAYGLGVLPYFPLANGLLTGKYAPGKAPEGSRLSHTRTNLVNDADWEQLDKFSKFAAERNLSEIQVAFSWLAAQPSVSSVIAGATRPQQIRENAAAVAWVPNPEERAELDEIFPRTPKVALF; this is encoded by the coding sequence ATGACTGAATACCGACGCCTTGGAAATTCCGGTTTGACCGTCTCCGTTGTGGGACTCGGCTGCAACAACCTGGGCCGGGCCAATACCGCGACGGAGTCGCAGGAGGGGACCGACGCCGTCGTTCGTGCCGCCCTGGACGCGGGCATTACGCTTTTTGACGTCGCGGATACCTACGGCAGGGAGCCCGGGCTCAGTGAAACCATGCTGGGCAAAGCCCTGGCCGGCCGGCGCGGGGACGCAATTGTCGCCACCAAATTCGGCATGGACATGCACGGAGCCAACGGCAAGGACTTTGGTGCCCGCGGGTCACGCCGCTATATCGTCCAGGCTGCCGAAGCGTCCCTGCGGCGGCTCGGCACCGACTGGATCGACCTCTACCAGTTCCATACCCCGGATCCGCTGACCCCCATCGACGAGACCCTTGCCGCCCTCGACGATCTGGTGACCAGCGGGAAGGTCCGTTACATCGGCCACTCCAACCGGGCGGGCTGGCAGATCGCCGAGGCCGAATTTGTGGCCCGCGCCCGTGGAGGCGCCCGGTTCATCTCCACCCAGAACCACTACAACCTGCTGGACCGCCGCGCTGAACTGGAAGTCACGCCTGCCGCCGAAGCCTATGGCCTGGGGGTGCTGCCGTACTTCCCGTTGGCCAACGGGCTGCTGACCGGCAAATACGCGCCGGGCAAGGCACCGGAAGGCTCCCGCCTCAGCCACACGCGCACCAACCTGGTCAACGACGCCGACTGGGAGCAGCTGGATAAGTTCAGCAAGTTTGCCGCCGAACGCAACCTCAGCGAGATCCAGGTGGCGTTCTCCTGGCTGGCGGCCCAGCCGTCCGTCAGCAGCGTGATCGCCGGTGCCACCCGGCCGCAGCAGATCCGTGAAAACGCAGCGGCGGTGGCATGGGTGCCCAACCCGGAGGAACGTGCCGAGCTGGATGAGATATTCCCCCGCACGCCCAAGGTGGCACTCTTCTGA
- a CDS encoding DUF402 domain-containing protein, whose translation MHEATPPESLKPGDLVVARNRKWDGGAHWVVPGNYLGEDVHGWWIFQPKGSFISRPGAAFHARSDAVLLVPRTGDYVATFYDNTYPGDFRVYVDLAVGHGWNVIRPGTMEFHVVDMDLDVIRSVTLGVYIDDEDEFAEHQVSMKYPRDLVDRMLAETEHLYQAVKAQQAPFDGTDAEWFRRGRA comes from the coding sequence TTGCACGAGGCCACACCCCCGGAGAGCCTCAAACCGGGAGACCTGGTGGTGGCGCGGAACCGTAAATGGGACGGCGGCGCCCACTGGGTGGTACCCGGGAACTACCTCGGCGAGGACGTTCACGGCTGGTGGATCTTCCAGCCCAAGGGATCCTTCATTTCACGGCCCGGGGCAGCCTTCCATGCCAGGTCCGATGCCGTCCTCCTCGTTCCCCGCACGGGCGACTACGTGGCCACGTTCTACGACAACACCTACCCGGGGGACTTCCGGGTGTACGTGGACCTCGCCGTGGGCCACGGCTGGAACGTCATCCGGCCCGGCACCATGGAATTCCACGTCGTTGACATGGACCTGGACGTGATCCGGTCCGTGACCCTCGGCGTCTACATAGACGACGAGGACGAATTCGCGGAACACCAGGTGAGCATGAAGTACCCCCGGGACCTCGTGGACCGCATGCTCGCGGAGACAGAACATCTTTACCAGGCCGTCAAGGCACAGCAGGCACCGTTCGACGGCACAGACGCCGAGTGGTTCAGGAGAGGGCGGGCATGA